The Fervidicoccaceae archaeon genome contains a region encoding:
- a CDS encoding membrane dipeptidase: MRRPPIIDLHEDLCLYYSSPQAEGAELDLSVDSSGREADLPKYARANVRLVFASVTTLFRTLSTKYNEKRQVLVPRASKELLFEHLSIYYRLSRLYGMEIVKTSRDAERLLHFPEARPPGLLLHLEGADALDSPYDLEILHGAGVRSLGLQWNHDNKYGSGCFSRRDRGLTGEGEELVAEANRLGVIIDVAHSSKKTALEVLEVSRRPVIISHANVRAIVDSPRNVDDEVLEALSSRGGVIGVSLIDSMVKPGGRSTVDDVIKHFVYIYERFGPDVLAIGTDYFGLRRAEIPRGLETVDSLPLLFERLAEAGLKDSDLEKVAYGNALRVIRENLG; this comes from the coding sequence TTGAGAAGGCCTCCGATAATCGATCTCCACGAGGACCTGTGCCTGTATTACTCGTCGCCTCAAGCCGAGGGGGCCGAGCTCGATCTCTCCGTGGACTCGTCGGGCCGAGAAGCTGACCTCCCCAAGTACGCTAGAGCCAACGTTAGATTGGTGTTCGCATCAGTGACTACACTCTTCAGGACCCTCTCGACGAAGTACAACGAGAAGCGGCAAGTCCTCGTGCCTAGAGCATCGAAGGAGTTGCTGTTCGAGCACCTCTCGATCTACTACAGACTTTCGAGGCTATATGGCATGGAGATCGTGAAGACCTCGAGGGACGCCGAGCGGCTCCTCCACTTTCCCGAGGCTAGACCTCCCGGCCTGCTCCTGCATCTCGAGGGAGCCGACGCGCTCGACAGCCCTTACGACCTCGAGATATTGCATGGAGCGGGCGTCAGGAGCCTCGGTCTGCAGTGGAACCACGACAATAAATACGGGTCCGGGTGCTTCTCGAGGCGAGACAGAGGATTGACCGGCGAGGGCGAGGAGCTCGTAGCGGAAGCGAATAGACTCGGCGTGATAATAGACGTCGCTCACTCCAGCAAGAAGACTGCTCTCGAGGTGCTCGAGGTCTCGAGGAGGCCCGTCATAATTAGTCACGCTAATGTCAGAGCCATCGTGGACAGCCCGAGGAACGTTGACGATGAGGTGCTAGAGGCGCTCAGCTCGCGCGGAGGGGTGATCGGGGTCTCTCTCATTGATTCAATGGTGAAGCCAGGAGGACGCTCCACCGTGGACGACGTGATCAAACACTTCGTTTACATTTACGAGAGGTTTGGACCCGACGTCCTCGCTATCGGCACGGACTACTTCGGACTTCGGCGAGCGGAGATACCGAGAGGGCTAGAGACCGTAGACTCTCTTCCTCTCCTCTTCGAGAGGCTGGCCGAGGCCGGGCTCAAGGATTCGGACCTAGAGAAGGTAGCCTACGGCAATGCCCTAAGAGTGATCCGGGAGAACCTCGGGTGA
- the dctP gene encoding TRAP transporter substrate-binding protein DctP, protein MGSGVSRRGFLKWAVAVAAIAGVAAGAGLAISTKRTPTPTPTKTAPTPSPAKTITPRTMKISHQWSTTDVRHIWAVKFAQMVEERTGGELKFTIYPAQSLYKAAEQWDYIVSGDLEFTIIPLDYASGKVPQISVTLMPATITSLEQAFKWRGAEIGSKFEEILEKNGAKIISWGWFVGGIGSRTRLIRLPEDVKGLKMRAAGKMFEYMLAQAGAIIVSMPSSEIYTALQTGVLDSAFTSVDSFYSYRLYEVIRYYTGHRKGYMIWYMLEPLIISMKTWNSLTPEQQKIVLEVGRELESWVYQQLKDNNAAMVTEFEQKGVEVHDMTYDEWKAWRDFAEKTAWKYFAETVPGGKELLDLALKVPA, encoded by the coding sequence ATGGGTAGCGGAGTATCTAGGAGAGGATTTCTCAAGTGGGCGGTAGCGGTCGCAGCGATAGCGGGCGTAGCAGCTGGAGCGGGCCTCGCCATCTCCACGAAGCGGACTCCCACCCCTACTCCGACCAAGACCGCTCCTACGCCATCTCCAGCTAAGACCATCACGCCGAGGACCATGAAGATATCGCATCAGTGGTCCACGACCGACGTCAGGCACATCTGGGCCGTCAAATTCGCTCAGATGGTCGAGGAGAGGACCGGGGGAGAGCTCAAGTTCACGATCTACCCGGCTCAGTCCCTCTACAAGGCGGCGGAGCAGTGGGATTACATAGTCTCGGGAGACCTCGAGTTCACGATCATTCCGCTCGACTACGCGTCGGGGAAGGTCCCCCAAATTTCGGTAACCCTAATGCCCGCCACGATAACGAGCCTCGAGCAGGCGTTCAAGTGGAGAGGTGCCGAGATAGGCTCGAAGTTCGAGGAAATATTGGAAAAGAACGGGGCCAAGATAATCTCATGGGGTTGGTTCGTTGGTGGGATAGGCTCCAGGACCAGGCTAATTAGGCTCCCCGAAGACGTGAAGGGCCTCAAGATGAGAGCGGCCGGCAAGATGTTCGAATACATGCTCGCTCAGGCCGGGGCCATTATAGTGTCAATGCCCTCCTCCGAGATCTACACGGCTCTCCAGACAGGTGTACTGGATTCGGCCTTCACCTCGGTGGACTCCTTCTATTCCTATAGACTGTACGAGGTCATCAGGTATTACACGGGGCACAGAAAGGGTTACATGATATGGTATATGCTGGAACCTCTAATAATCAGCATGAAGACCTGGAACTCGCTGACTCCCGAGCAGCAGAAGATCGTACTCGAAGTCGGCAGAGAGCTCGAGAGCTGGGTCTATCAACAGCTCAAGGACAACAACGCCGCCATGGTAACGGAGTTCGAGCAGAAGGGCGTCGAAGTACACGACATGACCTACGACGAGTGGAAGGCCTGGAGGGACTTCGCCGAGAAAACTGCGTGGAAGTACTTCGCCGAGACCGTGCCTGGAGGCAAGGAACTGCTCGATCTGGCCCTCAAGGTCCCTGCTTAG
- the pheA gene encoding prephenate dehydratase has product MRRICYLGPPGTFSEEAALEVFGSSEELIPLSRVSEVFEEVSRGFCEYGVVPVENSLEGGVGETLDELARTELRVCCEVQLKIELVLAARPGTRLEDVNLVLSHPKALAQCKGLLSRLGLRCEACASTAEALRRALEIEGSAALASRRAAELLGADVILERVQDEPEDYTRFFVVGHRRLPVGPPYKTSLVMWLPHVPGSLYRALEPLARRRINLTRIESRPVRGRPWEYFFHVDFEGDAEADEEIAAALEELASIARVKLLGSYGVILPSRGSDKR; this is encoded by the coding sequence TTGCGTAGGATCTGCTACCTAGGACCTCCCGGGACATTCAGCGAGGAGGCCGCTCTCGAGGTATTCGGCTCGAGCGAGGAGTTGATCCCCCTCTCGAGGGTGAGCGAAGTATTCGAGGAGGTCTCGAGAGGCTTCTGCGAGTACGGCGTCGTCCCCGTCGAGAACTCGCTGGAGGGGGGAGTCGGGGAGACCCTCGACGAGCTGGCCCGCACGGAGCTGAGAGTGTGTTGCGAGGTGCAGCTCAAGATAGAGCTCGTCCTCGCGGCGAGGCCCGGGACCAGGCTCGAGGACGTTAACTTGGTGCTCAGTCACCCCAAGGCGCTGGCGCAGTGCAAGGGGCTCCTCTCGAGGCTCGGGCTGCGCTGCGAGGCCTGCGCAAGCACCGCCGAGGCCTTGAGGAGAGCTCTCGAAATAGAGGGGTCCGCCGCTCTCGCTTCACGCAGAGCGGCCGAACTCCTCGGAGCCGACGTGATACTCGAGAGGGTTCAAGACGAGCCCGAAGACTACACTAGGTTCTTTGTCGTGGGTCATCGAAGGCTCCCAGTGGGGCCTCCCTATAAGACCTCGCTGGTCATGTGGCTGCCCCACGTGCCCGGCTCGCTTTATCGGGCCCTGGAGCCCCTCGCCAGGAGGAGGATCAATCTGACGAGAATAGAGTCCAGGCCCGTGCGAGGGAGGCCATGGGAGTACTTCTTCCACGTAGACTTCGAAGGGGACGCCGAGGCGGATGAGGAGATAGCGGCGGCTCTCGAGGAGCTCGCGAGCATTGCTCGAGTTAAGCTCCTGGGCTCGTATGGGGTCATCCTACCGAGCCGAGGCTCTGACAAGCGATAA
- a CDS encoding radical SAM protein translates to MDCSYTVKRARVRGALSRSGLPGLDYALNPYVGCSHACIYCYGREYVRNEEVARSWGSVVVVKENLVEVLRKETSSVALGTVGLGTITDAYQPVERSEAVSRRSLEVLLSRGFGVSIQTKSSLVLRDVDLLEAYSSRVDVGFTITTLDESLAELIEPCAPPPSERARALEELSSRGIETWIFLGPIIPGVNDEFESIEEIIELASSTESVLYVDKLRVKPFMMRAEGPIRDYVAKARSYDWGRLLASIEELCEKRGAECRGAFEIEPESATSSRRPR, encoded by the coding sequence GTGGACTGCTCCTACACGGTGAAGAGGGCCAGGGTAAGAGGGGCGCTCTCCCGCAGCGGCCTCCCCGGCCTTGACTACGCGCTCAACCCCTACGTTGGGTGCTCTCACGCGTGCATCTACTGCTACGGGAGGGAGTACGTGCGCAATGAGGAGGTCGCGAGGAGCTGGGGCTCCGTGGTAGTCGTTAAGGAGAATCTAGTGGAAGTCCTGAGGAAAGAGACGTCGAGCGTCGCCCTCGGGACCGTGGGGCTCGGCACAATCACCGACGCCTATCAACCCGTGGAGCGATCTGAAGCCGTCTCCAGGAGGTCGCTGGAGGTCCTGCTCTCCCGCGGCTTCGGAGTGAGCATTCAGACCAAGTCAAGCCTAGTCCTGAGAGACGTCGATCTGCTGGAGGCCTATTCAAGTAGAGTCGACGTTGGCTTCACCATAACGACCCTCGATGAGTCGCTCGCCGAGCTCATCGAGCCCTGCGCCCCCCCGCCGAGCGAGCGGGCCAGAGCTCTAGAGGAGCTGTCGTCGAGGGGAATCGAGACCTGGATCTTCCTCGGGCCCATAATACCCGGCGTGAACGACGAGTTCGAGTCGATCGAGGAGATAATCGAGCTGGCCTCGTCGACTGAGAGCGTGCTATACGTCGACAAGCTCAGAGTAAAGCCATTCATGATGAGAGCGGAAGGGCCAATCCGCGACTACGTGGCCAAGGCCCGATCCTACGATTGGGGGAGGCTCCTCGCGTCGATCGAGGAGCTCTGCGAAAAACGGGGAGCCGAGTGCCGCGGGGCCTTCGAGATTGAGCCGGAGAGCGCTACCTCCTCGCGAAGGCCACGATGA
- a CDS encoding ATP cone domain-containing protein: MEITVVKRDGGREPFIFEKIVVSCLKAGATLEAARKIAKIVEARILESGKSEVTAKELTKHVLELLKKENEEWYRNWIVFDRAIKRRRTEEEL, from the coding sequence TTGGAGATAACCGTGGTCAAAAGAGATGGGGGGAGAGAGCCCTTCATCTTTGAGAAGATAGTCGTTAGCTGTCTCAAGGCCGGGGCCACGCTCGAGGCCGCCAGGAAGATCGCCAAGATAGTTGAGGCTAGGATCCTCGAGAGTGGGAAGAGCGAAGTGACGGCCAAGGAGCTGACGAAGCACGTGCTCGAGCTATTGAAGAAAGAGAACGAGGAGTGGTACAGGAACTGGATAGTATTCGATCGGGCGATTAAGCGCAGGAGAACTGAGGAGGAGCTCTAA
- a CDS encoding archaemetzincin family Zn-dependent metalloprotease has protein sequence MRAPSIEVVGTIEVPLSIIERAALVLSDALGLRATTVNRIPAPPSSTFDERRRQYKAEAVLAWASSHRREERALFLLLADVDAYVEGLNFVFGLALPRLGAAAVFLSRLKLPLEREGGLELLIERVEKESLHEVGHLLGLGHCSRRLCVMSFSNSLAEVDAKTSRFCSSCSALLASRGIIVRTSRAL, from the coding sequence TTGCGAGCGCCGAGCATCGAGGTCGTCGGGACTATCGAGGTCCCACTCTCTATCATTGAACGAGCGGCCTTAGTCCTTTCCGACGCGCTGGGCCTAAGGGCAACGACCGTGAATCGGATCCCAGCTCCTCCGAGCTCAACCTTCGATGAGAGGAGACGACAATATAAGGCCGAGGCGGTCTTAGCGTGGGCCTCTTCTCATAGGCGCGAGGAGCGCGCGCTCTTCCTGCTCCTGGCCGACGTCGACGCATACGTCGAGGGTCTGAACTTCGTCTTCGGCCTCGCTCTCCCGCGTCTCGGGGCAGCCGCGGTATTTCTGAGCAGGCTCAAGCTCCCCCTCGAAAGAGAGGGAGGTCTCGAGCTTCTCATCGAGCGCGTCGAGAAGGAGTCCCTACACGAGGTGGGACACCTTCTCGGCTTAGGCCACTGCTCTCGCAGGCTCTGCGTAATGAGCTTCAGCAACAGCCTGGCCGAGGTAGACGCCAAGACCTCAAGATTCTGCTCTTCGTGCTCGGCGCTGCTCGCGAGCAGAGGTATAATCGTTCGCACCTCTCGCGCCCTCTGA
- a CDS encoding TRAP transporter small permease, producing MPASKPRGRALIYALSAINEVLGKLSTVAVVIALVAIVWGIVARTLLGMSAYWQIPLAIYVSLCMAYLAAGYGHKHGVHVAVEVLAVRFNDRTKKFLRILFDAIASLVFAVMAWRSIDYSARTYVLGWKTYGLFEMKLWPIYALIGVGMLLLSMQIVINLIIDLGGGKR from the coding sequence GTGCCCGCGAGTAAGCCGAGAGGGCGCGCTTTAATCTACGCGCTGAGCGCCATTAACGAGGTCCTCGGGAAGCTCTCGACCGTGGCCGTGGTCATAGCGCTCGTCGCCATAGTCTGGGGCATAGTGGCGAGGACTCTACTGGGCATGTCGGCCTATTGGCAGATACCCCTGGCGATCTACGTCTCTCTCTGCATGGCTTATCTAGCGGCTGGCTACGGTCACAAGCACGGAGTGCACGTCGCTGTTGAGGTCTTAGCGGTTCGATTCAACGACAGGACTAAGAAGTTCCTCAGGATCCTCTTCGACGCGATCGCGTCTCTTGTGTTCGCGGTCATGGCTTGGAGGAGCATAGATTACTCGGCGAGGACCTACGTGTTAGGCTGGAAGACCTACGGCCTATTCGAGATGAAGCTCTGGCCGATATACGCGCTGATAGGCGTCGGCATGCTCCTCCTATCGATGCAGATTGTCATAAACCTAATCATCGATCTAGGAGGAGGCAAGCGATGA
- a CDS encoding energy-coupling factor transporter transmembrane component T, protein MSSFLERATPLSKTILAIIIIVPPMMSGSVELALASLLYAAVLSSLGGIDFSKLTRDVAPFSPLLLGVPLGNAVIAWTRGAEPLEAGARAAAMLGVLVMSATIFAYTTTPDDFAYMLAKHLRLPPAFALGVAMVYGLLVDSLARYHRVLEALRARRIVKSRADVLRNFVPIVANLIYYVTRRSEELSVALEIKGYGNPRRTYAYAPRLGLLDLMLVIPAAVYVGAALVALGSR, encoded by the coding sequence GTGAGCTCCTTCTTAGAACGCGCGACCCCCCTCTCCAAGACTATTCTGGCTATCATCATAATAGTTCCCCCGATGATGTCAGGCTCCGTAGAGCTCGCCCTAGCGTCTCTCCTCTACGCCGCGGTCCTGAGCTCTCTCGGCGGAATCGATTTCTCGAAGCTGACGAGAGACGTCGCGCCGTTCTCCCCCCTTCTCCTGGGCGTGCCGTTGGGCAACGCCGTGATAGCCTGGACGCGAGGGGCCGAGCCTCTCGAGGCCGGAGCGAGGGCTGCCGCGATGCTCGGGGTCCTCGTGATGAGCGCCACGATCTTCGCGTACACAACCACGCCCGACGACTTCGCTTACATGCTCGCCAAGCACTTGAGGCTGCCACCCGCCTTCGCGTTAGGAGTGGCGATGGTCTACGGGCTCCTCGTCGATTCTCTCGCGAGATACCATAGAGTTCTCGAAGCGTTGAGAGCGAGGAGAATCGTGAAGAGCAGAGCAGACGTCTTAAGGAACTTCGTGCCCATCGTAGCGAACTTGATATATTACGTGACGAGGAGGAGCGAGGAGCTGTCGGTCGCCCTCGAGATCAAGGGGTACGGCAATCCGAGGAGGACTTACGCCTACGCGCCGAGGCTCGGGCTCCTCGATCTGATGCTCGTAATCCCGGCCGCAGTCTACGTTGGGGCGGCGCTCGTCGCGCTCGGCTCCCGATAA
- a CDS encoding Nre family DNA repair protein yields the protein MVKEVELDARLCLLCRGGRYLCGLVYCPVLARSSIYRGLSRVEGARELWGSSPPTIFVGRAGYPRVRAGLGAPPVEGDTSVYESPEAWTALPLERVLEFRVGLVLGYELVDVHGGSSRILDELRELALSSRPVDVEMEFARPLRPRVLLDEHVPPMGPGSPLRRLRLASNPSVPRVVERVSSDVDLDAEEALVELYENGVHVSYIQRLLSAGCLGGRSRRLVPTRWSITAVDDVISRALLREISSSPSIDEYEVFHLEHSKNLFVALLAPGAWAFEWMEAWYPGSTWNPASSGEPAIEGDHEFHWGRRTYASIGGCYYAARLAAAEHLARRGRRATVVLLREIYPGFDVPIGVWFVRESLRKMFSSSAPERFSSLDEALARVAELSRLGLNRWLARSRLLEALRAQRRLDAWTAPTR from the coding sequence TTGGTCAAAGAAGTGGAGCTCGACGCGAGGCTCTGCCTGCTCTGCAGAGGCGGTAGGTACCTCTGTGGACTCGTCTATTGTCCCGTACTCGCGAGGAGCTCCATCTATCGGGGTCTCTCTCGAGTGGAGGGGGCGCGTGAGCTTTGGGGTTCCAGCCCGCCGACAATCTTCGTCGGGAGAGCGGGTTACCCGAGGGTGAGAGCGGGGCTCGGGGCTCCGCCTGTCGAGGGCGACACGAGCGTCTACGAGAGCCCCGAGGCGTGGACCGCGCTGCCGCTCGAGAGGGTCCTCGAGTTCAGAGTGGGCCTCGTATTGGGCTACGAGCTCGTCGACGTACACGGCGGTTCTTCGAGGATCCTCGATGAGCTGCGAGAGCTGGCTCTATCCTCCAGGCCTGTGGACGTAGAGATGGAGTTCGCCAGACCGTTGAGACCGCGGGTCCTATTGGACGAGCACGTCCCACCCATGGGTCCGGGCTCCCCGCTGAGGCGCCTCAGGCTAGCGAGCAACCCCTCCGTCCCGCGAGTGGTCGAGAGAGTGTCCTCAGATGTGGATCTCGACGCGGAGGAGGCCTTGGTGGAACTCTACGAGAACGGCGTACACGTGAGCTATATCCAGAGGCTTCTGAGCGCGGGCTGCCTCGGAGGGCGCTCTCGCAGGCTCGTGCCCACGAGGTGGTCGATCACGGCGGTCGACGACGTGATCTCGAGGGCGCTCCTCAGAGAAATCTCCTCCTCGCCCTCCATAGACGAGTACGAGGTATTTCACTTAGAGCACTCGAAGAATCTCTTCGTGGCGCTCCTGGCCCCAGGAGCCTGGGCATTCGAGTGGATGGAGGCCTGGTATCCGGGCTCGACGTGGAACCCGGCGAGCTCGGGCGAGCCGGCCATTGAAGGGGATCACGAGTTTCACTGGGGTAGGAGGACTTACGCGAGCATAGGGGGCTGTTACTACGCTGCCAGGCTAGCCGCAGCGGAGCACCTGGCCAGGCGCGGTAGGCGAGCCACGGTGGTGCTGTTACGAGAAATCTACCCCGGCTTCGATGTCCCGATTGGTGTCTGGTTCGTCAGAGAGAGCCTGAGAAAGATGTTCTCCTCGAGCGCCCCGGAGAGATTCTCCTCACTCGATGAGGCTCTGGCTCGCGTGGCCGAGCTCTCGAGGCTGGGCCTGAACAGGTGGCTCGCTCGCTCGAGGCTCCTCGAAGCCCTGAGAGCGCAGAGGAGGCTGGACGCGTGGACTGCTCCTACACGGTGA
- a CDS encoding tautomerase family protein, producing the protein MGLPLVHVYLWTGASTEAKRRIIAGITKVFAELGIPPEAVEVLVHELPKENWGVAGQPASEHPRLRDARPP; encoded by the coding sequence ATGGGGTTGCCCCTGGTTCACGTCTATCTCTGGACCGGCGCGTCGACTGAAGCCAAGAGGAGAATCATAGCTGGGATCACCAAGGTCTTCGCTGAGCTCGGCATACCGCCCGAGGCTGTCGAGGTCCTGGTGCACGAGCTGCCCAAGGAGAACTGGGGGGTCGCCGGCCAGCCGGCGAGCGAGCACCCGAGGCTGAGAGACGCTAGACCACCGTAG
- a CDS encoding ATP-binding cassette domain-containing protein, which produces MPSLGDPLLSARDASPREGSSSPLSEGVSFDVYEGEVCAILGRSGSGKSALLRAILGLVEYSGSLKIEGREVRETPRDVLLSRVFYVPENPEEIFVMSRVENELAFLLEERGVEPSVIRREIDRALELVGLERKRSKNVRELSGGEKRRLAIAEGLLSRAKLILMDSPTCDLDVSMRRELEDLFEILRSSDKAVIYTACLTRDARYADKVVELRAPPRRLRLEPEPLGVRLISPERGFSLFVNDVWFGYSRREPIIKGISLRSEGPGSLLLLGPNGAGKTTLAKIIAGLLKPWRGLVRIDGGGASDVVYVYQSPDDGIVGRTPIEDLATTIRVARGAAGPEAAEIARRALREIGLEERSDDPIYSLDRGALKLLSLVSALLLEPRVFVLDEPTNYLDDALAELVLRAALELKKTRLLVVATHDLELAEALGGSAVVLKEGAVLFEGAANEAVEVVSAL; this is translated from the coding sequence GTGCCTTCGCTAGGAGACCCTCTGCTGAGCGCTAGAGACGCGTCGCCTAGGGAGGGCTCATCTAGCCCTCTCTCCGAAGGCGTGAGCTTCGACGTATACGAGGGCGAGGTCTGCGCGATACTCGGGAGGAGCGGTAGCGGCAAGAGCGCGCTCTTGAGGGCTATATTGGGCCTCGTCGAGTACTCCGGGAGCCTCAAGATCGAGGGGAGAGAAGTCAGAGAGACCCCTCGCGATGTCCTCCTCTCGAGAGTCTTCTACGTGCCCGAGAACCCCGAGGAGATATTCGTGATGAGTAGAGTCGAGAATGAGCTAGCGTTCTTGCTCGAGGAGAGGGGGGTGGAGCCCTCCGTGATTAGGAGGGAGATCGACAGAGCCCTCGAGCTCGTCGGCCTTGAGAGAAAGAGGAGCAAGAACGTGCGCGAGCTAAGCGGAGGAGAGAAGAGGAGATTGGCCATAGCCGAGGGCCTGCTCTCTCGCGCGAAGCTCATCTTGATGGACTCGCCTACGTGCGATTTGGACGTGTCCATGAGGAGAGAGCTCGAGGACCTCTTCGAGATCTTGAGGTCTTCAGATAAAGCCGTGATTTACACGGCCTGCCTCACGAGAGACGCTAGATACGCCGACAAAGTGGTGGAGCTGAGGGCCCCTCCGAGGAGGCTGAGGCTCGAGCCGGAGCCGCTCGGCGTTCGCTTGATCTCGCCCGAGCGCGGCTTTTCTCTCTTCGTGAACGATGTGTGGTTCGGCTACTCTAGGCGCGAGCCCATCATTAAGGGGATATCGTTGAGATCCGAGGGGCCTGGTTCGCTCCTGCTATTGGGGCCTAATGGGGCCGGCAAGACCACTCTCGCAAAGATCATTGCCGGTCTGCTCAAGCCCTGGAGGGGGCTCGTTAGGATCGATGGGGGAGGCGCGAGTGACGTCGTCTACGTCTATCAGTCACCGGACGACGGAATAGTCGGCAGAACCCCCATTGAAGACCTGGCGACGACTATTAGAGTGGCGCGAGGAGCAGCGGGGCCCGAAGCCGCCGAGATCGCCAGGAGGGCGCTCCGCGAGATAGGACTCGAGGAGCGCTCCGATGACCCCATATATTCTCTCGACAGAGGGGCGCTGAAGCTCCTCAGCTTGGTATCGGCCCTGCTGCTCGAACCGAGAGTCTTCGTCTTGGACGAGCCGACGAATTATCTAGATGACGCGCTGGCGGAGCTTGTGCTGCGCGCCGCCTTAGAGCTAAAAAAGACGCGGCTTCTCGTCGTCGCGACGCACGACTTGGAGCTCGCCGAGGCCCTCGGGGGCTCGGCCGTGGTTCTTAAAGAGGGGGCCGTGCTCTTCGAGGGGGCGGCCAACGAAGCTGTCGAGGTGGTCTCCGCGCTGTGA
- a CDS encoding ECF transporter S component, producing the protein MTKLAPRDWALIAGFSVLSGVIFAITSLVIAPPLYVFGHVGIAVIYGLWFVGGTLVGYVVRKPWSAFLGETLGAIVELLMLSPYSIMLYYYGPAQGIMTEIVFRLRGYKNFDYKTMALAGAMPTIAAYPFDCFVSPFYPACREPGYPPELHVALIALYLVSGALLAGVLVKFLVDSAVKMGAFARRPSAER; encoded by the coding sequence TTGACGAAGCTAGCCCCGAGAGACTGGGCGTTGATCGCCGGGTTCTCCGTGCTCTCCGGCGTGATCTTCGCTATAACATCGCTCGTCATAGCTCCGCCTCTCTACGTGTTCGGCCACGTTGGCATAGCTGTCATCTACGGGCTGTGGTTCGTCGGAGGCACGCTGGTGGGATACGTGGTTAGGAAGCCCTGGTCAGCCTTCTTGGGGGAGACCTTAGGAGCTATAGTGGAGCTTCTCATGTTGAGCCCTTACTCGATCATGCTGTATTACTACGGGCCGGCTCAGGGCATAATGACCGAGATAGTCTTCAGGCTCAGAGGCTACAAGAATTTTGACTATAAGACCATGGCTCTGGCGGGCGCTATGCCCACGATCGCCGCCTATCCCTTCGACTGTTTCGTATCGCCCTTCTACCCGGCTTGCAGAGAGCCCGGCTACCCGCCGGAGCTCCACGTAGCGTTGATAGCACTCTACTTGGTGAGCGGGGCTCTGCTCGCTGGCGTTCTCGTTAAATTCCTCGTCGACTCCGCGGTGAAGATGGGTGCCTTCGCTAGGAGACCCTCTGCTGAGCGCTAG